The DNA segment gtcctagttgttatcttggacaccctatttcacggggtaggtcgcaggatggacggaactggtagttcaaggcaggactagggagcaggagccttgaggaattaattatacagcaggattcgatatagctgtataatgtttacttttaagtttttcgatatggttgtatcactacagtattaagcctggttatattttactaagctgatatgtaaattatgaattttgtttccgcatgttttactttgTTAAGctttttgctttattaagttattgcatgctattagttgccagttagtaggtgattccatgcagggtcactacaactgCAGGTAAGTCCTCTAATTCTACACAACCACCCACATCACAGTCAAATATTGTTATTCCACCACCTTTTCTTGCAGCTCTCAAGAAGGCCAAACTAGATTCTCAGTTTGCCAAATTCCTATAAGTATTCATGAAATTGAATATAAATATCCCCTTCGCTGATGCACTGATGCAAATGCCTAGTTACGCTAAATTCCTGAAGGAGATTCTCTCCATCAAGAGAAAATTGGGGGAGCATGCAATGATTAGCCTAACAGAAAATTGTTCTGCGCTAGTTCATAACAAGATTCCACCAAAGCAAACAGATCCATGGAGTTTTTCTATTTCTTGTGTTACTAATGATGTGCAATTTCAAAAAGCTTTGTGTGACTTAGGTGCGAGTATAAACTTAATGCCATATTCTGTTTTCAGGAAACTAAACTTGGGAGAGCCGAAATCCACCCGGATGTCGTTGCAACTGGCAGACAGGTCTATCAAATATCCCAGAGGAATAATAGAGGATGTGCTGGTGAAAGTCGATAAGTTCATCTTTTTGGTCGATTTCGtggtgcttgatatggaagaggactTGGACATGCCACTTATATTGGGAAGACCTTTCCTGGAAACAGGGAAAGCATTAATCGATGTCCAAAAGGGAGATCTACTCTGAGAGTGGGAGAGGAGAAAATTTcctttgatgtttttaatgcgCTGAAATTTTCACAAAATGATGAAGAGTGTTTTCAAATTGATGTTGTGGACTCACTTCTATATGATTATGTGCAGGATACATTTCAGGAACCATTAGAAGCcgcactaatatctcctcatcaTGATTGCATAGTCAATGGGGATAAAGAAGAGATGACGGCTTACATGAATGATAACCAGTCATGGAAGGCAAGCTCAGACTCAAAGATCTTGGTGACCGGAAGGATTTAGTCCTCCAGAAACCAAGTCTTGAAGAACCACCAACTGTGGATTTGAAACCATTACCTACGCATCTCAAATATGTCTTTTTAGGTGAGAATGAAAATTTACCTGCcataatttcttcttctttgataGATGAGATGGAGGCCAGACTGCTAGACGTTCTCAAAAGTCATAAGAGTGTGTTTGCATGGAAGATTGCAGATATCAAAGGCATTAATCCATCTATCTGCATGCACAAGATATTAATGGAAGAGAACATCAACCCCATGGTCCAACCACAGAGGAGATTGAATCCCAAGATGCAAGAAGTGGTAAAGGTTGAAACGATAAAACTTCTGGATACAGGTATCATTTATCCCATTTCTGATAGTGCATGGGTAAGTCTGGTTCAATGTGTACCGAAAAAAAGGGGAATAACTGTCATTAAAAATGAACAGAATGAGTTGATACCTACTAGGACAGTTACAGGGTGGCGTGTATGTATAGAATATAGAAAATTGAATGACGCAACCCGTAAATACCATTTTCCCCTCCCATTCATTAACCAAATGTTAGAAAGGCTGGCTGGGTATGAGTTTTATTGCTTTTTAGATGGGTATTCAGGATACAATCAAATTGCGATTGCACCTGAAGATCAGGATAAAACAACTTTTACTTGCCCATATGGTACGTTTGCCTATAGACGcatgccttttggtctttgCAATGCTCCTGCGACTTTTCAGAGATGCATGACTGCTATATTTCATGATATGGTCGAAAATTTTCTAGAAATattcatggatgatttctcCATTTTTGGTCagtcttttgatgcatgtctgaATAATCTTAACACTGTTTTGATGAGATGTGAGGAAACAAACTTGGTACTCAACTGGGAAAAGTGTCACTTCATGGTGACCGAAGGTATTGTATTAGGACACCGCATATCAGAGCAGGGAATCGAGGTGGACAGGGCCAAGGTGCAAGTCATTCAGAATCTACCTCCATCGACGACAATCAAGGGAGTCAGAAGTTTTCTAGGCCACGCCGGTTTTTATCGGCGGTTCATTAAAGATTtctcaaaaattgcaaaacctCTGTCTTCATTATTAATGAAAGATAAACCTTTTAATTTTGATTCCACTTGTTTGCAGGCATTTGAATTTCTGAGAGAACGATTGGTAACTGCACCAGTGCTGATGTCACCAGATTGGGATCTTCCATTTGAGGTAATGTGTGACGCCAGCGACTCGGCTGTCGGAGCTGTACTTGGTCAGAGGATAGACAAGGTATTCCGTACTATTTACTATGCTAGCAAAACTCTGAATGAGTCTCAATTGAATTATGTTACCACTGAAAAGGAATTGCTGGCTGTAGTTTTTGCACTGGACAAATTTCACTCATACCTTGTACTCTCAAAAATCACTATTTACACTGATCATTATGCAATTAAACACCTTTTGGCTAAGAAAGATGCAAAACCTAGGTTGATTAGGTGGATTCTactctttcaagaatttgacttagagataaaagataaaaaaaaaaaaaggagtaGAAAATGTTGTTGTTGATCACCTATCTAGACTAGAATGCATTCCTGATTGTGCACAGAAGGATACTGAGGACATAGATGATTGGTTTCCTGATGAGAAGTTGTTTGCCATAGAACACTCACCGTGGTATGCtaatttttcaaattacttGGTCACGAGCACACTCCCACATAATTTGTCTtttcatcaaaagaaaaagtttctATCAGATGTAAAGCATTATTTCTGGGAAGAACCTTGTTTAAAATTTGTGCTGAATCTATGAtccggagatgtgtggcggaagGAGAAATGACAAGCATCCTCAGTCATTGTCATGATCGTGAGGTAGGTGGCCATGCTGGGCCTATCAAGATGGCAGCTAAGGTACTTGAATGTGGGTTTTATTGGCCCAATCTTTTTAAAGATGCGCGTGCTTATGTTCTTGAGTGTGATAGATGTCAGCGGAAAGGTAATATCTCAAACCATCATGAAATGCcattgaataatattattgagtgtgagatatttgatgtgtggggaatcgacttcatgggaccatttccaaactcttttacaaaaaaatacattttggtcgCCGTTGATTATGTTTCTAAATGGGTAGAAGCTGAAGCTTTTACAACTAATGATGCACAGGTGGTTCTAAAATtcttgaagaaaaatatttttaaccgctttggtacaccccgtgcaattattagtgatggtggcacccacttttgcaataaagtttttgaaaaacttttgaagaaatatggTGTCAAGCATAAAGTTTCTACAGCTTATCATCCCCAAATGAGTGTCCAAGTCGAAGTATCCAATCGagaaattaagaaaattttagaaaaaagtgTGAGTACTAATAGAAAGGATTGGGCACTTCGACTtgatgatgcattatgggcctATAGGACTGCTTTCAAAACACCTATAGGCACCTCCCCTTATAGACTGTTGTTTGGAAAGGCATGTCATTTGCCAGTTGAGTTAGAGCATAGAGCATATTAGGCTATCAAagcattaaattttgaatttgctgcTGCAGGTGAGAAAAGATTGCTTGAGCTAAACCAATTGGAGGAATTTCGTGATCAAGCATATGATATGGCGGTGTCATACAAAGAAAGGACCAAAAGAATACCTGATCGGCGCATTCGTCATAGAGAATTTAAGGAAGGGGAAGCAGTTCTTCTGTTTAACTCCAGGTTGAGGCTCTTTCCTGGAAAAT comes from the Henckelia pumila isolate YLH828 chromosome 1, ASM3356847v2, whole genome shotgun sequence genome and includes:
- the LOC140865407 gene encoding uncharacterized protein, with the translated sequence MKLNINIPFADALMQMPSYAKFLKEILSIKRKLGEHAMISLTENCSALVHNKIPPKQTDPWSFSISCVTNDVQFQKALCDLGASINLMPYSVFRKLNLGEPKSTRMSLQLADRSIKYPRGIIEDVLVKVDKFIFLVDFVVLDMEEDLDMPLILGRPFLETGKALIDVQKGDLL